In the genome of Triticum urartu cultivar G1812 chromosome 5, Tu2.1, whole genome shotgun sequence, one region contains:
- the LOC125511357 gene encoding butanoate--CoA ligase AAE1-like: MYELHFAVPMAGAVLCTFNTRHDAPMVSALLKHSGAKVFLVESSLLDVGRAALKRLADSEPGAASIPVLVTISDDAGQDSGRAADYDYEGLIKSAPSEFDIRWPADELDPITLNYTSGTTSRPKGVVYNHRGAYLNTIGTVLAYDITPMPTYLWTVPMFHCNGWHLPWGVAMQGGTNVCLRHFTAALIFYSIARHGVTHMGGAPTVLNMIVNAPAADRRPLPGTVRVMTGGAPPPPRVLAEMEELGFAVYHIYGLTETYGPATVCTWMPEWDALPAEERARLKARQGFQHVAMEEVDVKDPTTMESVPRDGEAVGEVMFRGNTVMSGYYKDITATKESMGGGWLHTGDLAVRHPDGYIQLKDRAKDIIISGGENISSIEVESVIFSHPAVLEAAVVARPDDHWGETPCAFVKLKDGAIATEAEIIGFCRERLPHYMAPKTVVFEDLPKTSTGKTQKFVLREKARAMGSLTKTGNSSKL, translated from the coding sequence ATGTACGAGCTGCACTTCGCCGTGCCCATGGCCGGCGCCGTCCTCTGCACGTTCAACACGCGCCACGACGCGCCCATGGTGTCCGCCCTGCTCAAGCACTCCGGCGCCAAGGTGTTCCTCGTCGAGTCCAGCCTCCTCGACGTCGGGAGAGCCGCCCTCAAGCGCCTCGCCGACTCAGAGCCCGGCGCCGCCAGCATTCCGGTCCTCGTAACCATCTCGGACGACGCCGGCCAAGACTCCGGCCGGGCGGCGGACTACGACTACGAGGGTCTCATAAAGAGCGCTCCGTCTGAGTTTGACATCCGGTGGCCCGCGGACGAGCTGGACCCGATCACGCTCAACTACACGTCCGGCACGACGTCGCGGCCCAAGGGCGTGGTGTACAACCACCGCGGCGCCTACCTCAACACCATCGGCACCGTCCTCGCCTACGACATCACCCCGATGCCGACCTACCTGTGGACGGTGCCCATGTTCCACTGCAACGGCTGGCACCTGCCGTGGGGCGTGGCCATGCAGGGCGGCACCAACGTCTGCCTCCGCCACTTCACCGCCGCCCTCATCTTCTACAGCATCGCGCGCCACGGGGTGACGCACATGGGCGGCGCGCCCACGGTGCTCAACATGATCGTCAACGCGCCGGCCGCGGACCGGAGGCCGCTGCCGGGCACGGTGCGCGTCATGACGGGcggcgcgccgccgccgccccgggtCCTGGCCGAGATGGAGGAGCTCGGCTTCGCGGTGTACCACATCTACGGCCTCACGGAGACGTACGGCCCGGCCACCGTGTGCACGTGGATGCCGGAGTGGGACGCGCTGCCGGCGGAGGAGCGCGCGCGGCTCAAGGCGCGGCAGGGGTTCCAGCACGTCGCGATGGAGGAGGTCGACGTCAAGGACCCGACGACCATGGAGAGCGTGCCGCGCGACGGCGAGGCGGTGGGCGAGGTGATGTTCCGCGGCAACACCGTCATGAGTGGATACTACAAGGACATCACCGCCACCAAGGAGTCCATGGGCGGCGGGTGGCTGCACACCGGCGACCTCGCCGTGCGGCACCCGGACGGGTACATCCAGCTCAAGGACCGGGCCAAGGACATCATCATATCAGGCGGCGAGAACATCAGCTCCATCGAGGTGGAGTCGGTGATCTTCAGCCACCCGGCGGTGCTGGAGGCGGCGGTCGTGGCGAGGCCCGACGACCACTGGGGGGAGACGCCATGCGCGTTCGTCAAGCTGAAGGACGGTGCTATTGCCACGGAGGCAGAGATCATCGGTTTCTGCCGGGAGAGGCTGCCGCACTACATGGCGCCGAAGACGGTGGTGTTCGAGGACTTGCCCAAGACCTCGACGGGGAAGACGCAGAAGTTTGTCCTC